The segment GGACAGAGAGATTCTTAACTTCTTTAGAATAGGTGTAGGAAAGTGAAGTTATGGGACTGGAAGACCAAGAAGGCCCTTTTTGGTTTATTGGTTGTACCAGCTATCCTCTATGGGTGTGAAGTTTTGGGGAGTAGAATATCAAACCACAAGTGGAGGTAATTAGAAAGAATTTAAAAATACTTAATCACCAACAATCTCAAAGTCAAATCAATGCTACATATGAGATCCTTTAGCTACGATTCGTATGTTCCTATTGGAAGCATGTGATAATTCATTTTCTAAGTTACTTAAAAAAGGTTGAAAACATAGATAAGAATCATTGACCCAAAATAGTTATTaaaaatgatgcaggagcatccctggttcattaTAATCTTGCagcaaccaaaaacattttcctttctgttttgttttctgtttgcagtttcagttttcctttctgtgtgtcccagttttggctcaccggatattgtggagttggattctacttgaagacttgatcatctttcttgcttctataccacatcgcatttggattaTTTTTCTAATAAGATATCACTACTGGCTTCCTTGACAGTTTCATATTACCGGCTGACGGTCCTTTGTTATCAGTTGCCTAGACCTGTTCTGCTGATCTACCAAAATCCCTTCCAAAGATTGCAAAGCCTTaggtgttgattctgatgttccttggcatgtggccaaccttttcccgtgatctatgtttcatcctttggattttctggcgaaatctcttggtagaggcgatcttgttattttacatgttaggtcttgttcttcgggttttgatcccttttgggtcaacaagatcctttggatcaatatatatattataattatgcattagaatgtaatcaattagagaatcaagtagctagactatgcgtagaagttagatcataagattcaaggtcccgattgtgacctattctattaggcctatgagtcggtatgttgtaacccggttgttaccgattggatgtaatcaaatttcaagCAATAAAGTAATATGTTctatattgcctccatcatatctttgtgttttccttGTGTATACTCTTTCTGatcggtttggattgatctctttgaggtccctcctcaccggtgactacttcaagtggtattagagcaaagttTTATtccggaggttgcgtgtcctaattttttttgtagggtggtggattgcagaTCAGACCTATAGCTACAAAAGACTAGCATGAACAATGGTGTGAAGAATGAGCTAGGAATGGTATAgcgcgtgggaatgtagaccctgctgtgatggagatgttgcaaggaatagcaacCTGATTAGAAGTCGTAGAGACAGcccaaagaagaaaccaacatattgaagatgtaagtgaagatgaaggagaagaatccccgACAAAACAAGCAAACCTACTAATGGTTGAtttggatgaggaaaggtttttgagggttttgagtatggAGAATacaaaacctcattttaccccactggaatataaTGAGAAGTtatattcagatgaattgatgggtTGGATCTCAgtgatggagaagtattttgattttgaaaacactacagaagagaggaaggttaaatatgcatgtacctggttgaaaggtcatgcatctctttggtgggagcatttgtaatttgatagacaaagaagaggtaaagagaagattaagacatgggatcagatgattgctaagttgaaatcaaagtttgtaccaacaaattatcaagtggatttattctagaggttgcagaatttgagacagaaggaatctagtatgaaggagtacaccgaagcattttagaAGTTGActatcagatccaaacatgttgatgatgaagttgaacaagttgtaagatatttgagtggattctagatgtctatacaagatgaaagtcttagtttgatcaaattggagagtgttgaagaggcttactagtatgccctaaagatagaagagaagttaaacaaaagaaatgaacatagatagagaggtagaggtggaatgtttatcgaaggaagatttcaatgaggaagaggatatacccAAGGAAGAGGAACCAACACAGATCAAAacaaggtaattcataccggaaggataatagaaatttctaccagaggagagagccagatggttactagaatgagaacTTTAGAAGAAAGGACAAGATGACacttagaggaacttgctataagtgtggaggagaatgacattgtgcattcgagtgtaagaagacaaagaatattggaagagtagtagtggtggaagaaaattccatcggatcaaacaataaaccagaagatcgagaactgttggtgatgaggagagatttgtgtcataccagaggagatgaagagcccttgcagaggaagaatcaagACCAAAtataaggtatccagtaagtgttgtaaagttattattgatagtgatagttcaaataatcttgttttcagaagagatggtgaataagttgaaattggagagattgaaacacactaagccttatcagatagcatggattcaggatgaacataagttgttagtaagtgcgaaatgtttggtgaaattaaaaattaggaattatcatgatgaagtcttgtgtgatattatgcctatgaatatttgtcatcttttgttgggtagaccttgacagtttgatagacaggcagtacatgatgggagaaagaatacatacactattgtggccagtgggatgaagcaaaccttgttacccttagaggaacctttgaagagtgaagtttgtacgaatgatAGAATCTGTTtgctagatggaaggaaattcatatatggattgagacatgagaatgtgtgttttgccttaattcctaagaaggctGAGAAACTAgaaccggaaggagaacaactagaagaaataaaagatttactaacagaatatgaggatatcattcaGATAATGTACCCGATGGATTGCCATGTGTgcgaagtattagtcattgcatggacttggttcccggagctagttttcctaacaaaactgcacaccagttgacaccaacaaagaatgaagaactgaatagacaagtacaagagctattgaagaaaggtttgatcagggaaagtctgagcccttgtgtagtaccagtagtattagcacctaagaagaatggagaatggagaatggggaatgtgtactgattccagagaaataaacaagatcatagtgaaatactggtttcctttgcctaggatggatgacataatggactgtttgagtggataaaaatactttgcaaagatagatttgaagagtggatatcatcagatcaggatcagggaaggagatgagtggaagacaaaattcaagacaaatgaaggaattTATAAAtgcttggtgatgccttttggattgactaatgcactgagtactttcatgaggttgatgaatgagcaactgaagaaattcttgggtaagtttgtgattgtgtatttggatgaaattatgattttcagtaagacaaaagaagagAATTTGTTGTAGTTATGAGaagttttgtagagattgagagaagagaagtagTTGATTAATATCAAGATGTGTActatcatgaaggatgagttagtctatttgggatttgtgatatctgaggatatTTTAatgatggaccctaagaaagtgaaagaaacttttgaatggcctacaccaaaaagcattggagaggtaagatcatttcatggattggctagtttttaccggaagtttatcagaaatttcagttcagtttgtaaccctatgactgaaaccatgagaggagattagaaggaattcaagtggaccaccaacgcaaacaaaagttttgaattgttgaagcaaaaactgactgagtagcctgtgttggctttaccggatttcaataaagtatttcaagtggattgtgatgcaagtggaacaacaatatgagcagtcttgagtcaagaaggaagagcagtagcctatttcaatgagaaattgaatgattcttggaggagatattcagtgtatgatcaggaattttatgccatagttcaagccttgaagaagtggatacattacttgttgcctaaggagtttgtgttgtatacagatcatcaagctttgcagtatttgaaagTTAGAGTAAGTTGagtcaaagacatatgagatgggtagaattcttgcagagttacacctttgtgttaaagcatagaagtgggaaatctaacaaagttgccgatgcattgagtaggagaaggaattttccaatagagatgagagtgatagtattaggatttgaagatttgaagaacttgtatgatgaagatccagattttgcagaaccttggaaagcatgcagAGAActgattatggtagatagaagcaaatcgttggattatttcattcaagatgggatgttatttagaggagttcagttgtgcatacctaagagttctatagaaagaatatgataaaggagaaacatagtggaggtttagctagacatttgtgcattgacaaaatagtagcattagtgagtgagcaatacttttggccccagattcataaggatattaAGAGATATGTGCGaagttgtagagtttttcaagttgcaaaaggtagtagttagaatctgggattgtataaatctttgacaataccagtaagaccttgggaggatataaacatggattttgaacttggattgcctaagacaccgagagggaatgattctatatttgtggtagtggatagattctctaagatgtctcatttcataccttgtaagaaaacattggatgcattgcatgtagcaaacctatttttcaaggaagttgtgagattgcatggattacctaagagcatagtttcagacagagacactaagtttgttggctatttttggagaacactttggaaaaagatgaagacagatttgaatttcagttctacttttcatccacagactgatggacaaataAAATTTcttaactggagtttgggaaacttgttgagatgtttagtgggagataaaaccggaacttgggatttgattcttgcacaagaagaattttcctacaacaattcagtgaatagaagtaccagaaaaaccccttttgagattgttaccagagtgcatcctagaggtattgAGAGACATTGACAATGAAGACTGGaggagttcagaagtagaagactttgtagatcacatggcagcattgcatattcaggttaagcaacatttggaagacatgaacaccaagtataaggagaaggaagatgagaagaagagacataaggaatttgaagttggcgatgaagtgatggtatatctgagaaaagagagattcccggttggaacttataaaaagttgcagatgaagaagtttggaccttgcagaattttgaggaagttcagttctggaaatgcatatgaagtggagttaccggatagtctgaaTATTTCAAGgtctatattcaacattgtaaaTCTTCataagtatcatgaactagaatttagtgatAACAATGTTATAGACCTGGAGAAATAGTTACCccagaaggaaccggatcagattgaagagattttgaacaATAGGATGGGTGTAGTATGcggagcagtcaatataaggaatatcttgtgaagtgaaaggatagaccagttgaagattcgtCTTTGATTTCTCAgacagaggtagaccaccttggttttcctctgacctcgGTAAAGTGAGaagctcactttttcaataatcccgcatgtctgatgcaggagcatgcccggttcattgcaatcttgcatcaaccaaaaacattttcctttctcttttgttttttgtttgcagttttagttttcctttttgtgtcccGGTTTTgtctcaccggatcctgtggagttggattctacttgaagacttgatcatctttctttcttccagacCACATCGAATTTAGATCATTTTTCCGACAAGATATCGttaccggtttccatgatagtttcatgTTATCGGTTGAtagtcctttgttaccggttgcctggacctattctggtgatctattcgaaccccttccgaagcttgcagagccttgggcattgattccgatgttccttcgTGTGTGCCCGACCTTTTCCcaggatctacatttcatccttgggattttctggaggaatctcttgggggaggccaaccttgttattttacatgttaggtcttggtcttcgggttttgatcccttttgggccgactagatcctttggatcgatatatattcataattacgcattagaatgtaatcaatcagagaatcaagtagctatacTATGCGTAGAAgttagatcataagattcaaggtctcggttgtgacctattctaccagggcTTTGAGTccgtatgttgtaacccggttggatgtaatcaaatttcatgcaataaaataatttgttctgcattgcctccatcatatctttgtgtttccattgtgtttactcttgctgaccaatccggattgatctctttgagttccctcctcactagtgtcTACTTCAAAAGAGGAGCTAAACTATAGGAAGAAgacttgaagaaaataaaacaaCAAGTGGATGTACGAATGGGGTATTAATTGGAATGAGTGTCCTAACGCCAATAAGGAAATAAAAAAGTTAGTGTTAGAAAAAATTAGAACTTTTATGTATACAAAGTAGAATGCTAGAAAAAAACACATCATATCAAAGAACTCAATCCCACATGGAAGCATGATGAAAATGCCTATTTGATGGTTTCAATTAAGTTAAAGGCCAAAATATTAATAGTGCAACCAAGGACCAGTTCTCATCATCTTACATGTTTTAGGGGTAGATGGATTACTCATAAAAACAGTTAGGAAGAAATAATTTGCGTCTTTTGTAGCAAAGATGTGGTTGAAAGTGAGTGAGACTTCATCATAGAGCAACATATGAAAATATTGGTAAGTAGTTTAAAAAAATTTTGGAGGTGGACAATCTGAACGACTTTTTTGAAGAGACAAGGCTTAATCAAGATTCATAATAAAAATACTGACATAAAAAGTATGAAAATTTGTTAGTTCTATAACTTTTGATCCTTTAGACCTCGTAAATATCATTAATATTTGTTCATTCATTCAACTGAAATGACAAACTTAAAGCTGGGACATTCTATCAATCAGTGCAAGTTGGATGGTTGATTTAGACATTATTTATTCACATGCTCTTTCCTTTGTCCAGAATGCAAGTTGCACAAATAGTATGCTCTGGGCATGTTATTGACTTGTGAAGTGTTCTTTCATGCATACAACTGGTGTGAGCCTGGCAACCACATCACTATTTCTCCTGCCCCATTTGTGCGGCTCAAAAGACCGCCTACTTTTACACATGGAGTCTTCTATTTTAAATTTGTTTGCTTATCATATTATGGTTTGTTCATTTATTTGTCACTTGATTGAACATTAATCAGATACCATCTTTTGTGATAAAATTAAAGCTATTCTATCTTATTAAATGTATGCATTAGTATAGTTTCCTTTAGTATCAATATTCTTACATTCTATGAACGCAAGGATAATGTCTTGAGGGTAGTCTTTGAGAATTAGGTACAGATTAAGCCAAGGCATATTATTAAACAGAAGTAGGCATTCTCAATTTGTCTACTTCACTGTTTCTTCTGACCCGTTTGTTCTTGCTGCCGTCACCCGTACACAGTTTCTTGCTGGTCAAACGTTCAGACTGAATAAAAAGACATGGTTTTTGAAAACTCTAATTTAAACTAAGGATAATTTGCAAAGGATTTTAGTCTTCACAGAATTTCATGACCGCACAAATTTTGAGGTTTATCAATGGCAGATGATCATTTCACAATCACTCTCAATAAAATAAAGACTGTTTCTCATTACTTACACCATAAATAATTATATCCAATATATACTCTGTCAAAGACGTACAAACTTGGTCTTGACCCAATCAAACTTTGGAAATTTCAAACTTTAACCAGCGCTGTGATTATAGGAAATTGTGAAGGCAAGTAAGTTTGACTGGTctattaaatgacaaatttagaATCTCCTCCTTATTTTACAGTCGCTTAGACCATATCTCAATCTAAATATAAAGGAGAGTTGGGGTTCTCTTGAAATCATGCATATTGATTTGTAAACAATGGGTCGAGCTCCGTGCTGTGATAAAAAGGCAGTAAGAAGTGGTCTTTGGACTGCTAAGGAGGATCGAATACTCGTAGATTTTATTCAGAGAAATGGCCATGGGAATTGGCGTGCGCTCCCTAAGAAAGCAGGTTGCACTTTCATATCCTTTAGTAGTTTTTCCTTGAATATAATTGATTTTGGATTCAATTGCCTGAAATTTTTGCATTGATGTAATATGAGATTACATTTCCTGATCCATCATCTTATAACTCTTCTCATACAATAGATTATGAAGTGTGATCTAAAATGTTAGATACAAAATTCTCACataattaaattcaaaaatcaattttaCTCGAtgttgagatttttttttaataattgttcTTTTATGGGTGCAGGACTTCTGAGATGTGGCAAAAGCTGTCGTCTGAGGTGGATTAATTACCTGAAACCAGGCATTAAACGGGGAAATTTCAGTGCCGAAGAGGAGGAAGCCATTATAAAACTTCACCAGATTTATGGCAACAAGTGTGTATTGTATTCTTTGTCATCTCAACCATATTGTCCATGCCCATTATTAGCTGACgttattattttcttttatgatCCAGGTGGTCTGCCATTGCCTCACGCCTGCCTGGAAGAACAGATAATGAGATAAAGAACGTCTGGAATacccacttgaagaagagtcatcTCCAAATGCCATTAACGACTAAGGATTCGCCTGCAGATGATTTGGGTATAAAATTTCCATGTGAAACAAAGGCTTCTACTGATTGTCCCACCACAATCTCTCACTTATCCGACTCAGACAAGCCGTCAAGTGAAATTTTTCCATGTATGAGTAACATGGATAGTGAGAGTATCACTGAGGATTCTGCTTCAACTTCAGAATGGCCTCAGTTGAATCGTATAAACTCATTTGTTGGGTGTGATCAAGATCCTTTAACTATTGGAGATGATACTAATCTTGAGGATTTTCTTATAGATAAGAGCATTATATTGGAAGAAAGGTGGTTTCCAATGCAAAGTGAGAATACAATCACATCAGAAATGACTTGGGAGCAAAGCTTAAACCTGAATGCTCATTATTTCATGTCTTCTTATCCGGAAGATGATATTTTATGTAGTACGCATAGTGAAGGGGCACTGTGGAATAGGGTGATGGGGGGTGATGATGAGGAGGATCCCACTGATTACTGGTTGAACGTTTTGAGTCAAACGGGGACATCGCCCTCATTCTAGCAAGTCACTCCACTTGCTAAGCTTTTCCAGCTTGCAATTGACCCAAGGAAGATTCCCCTCAGCTTCTTTACATACATGTTCCAGGGTGAGTGCGAATGTGAATGTATACATGTTTTGGTCAATAATATTAACTGGTCAACATTGCAGATTACTGGAATCCTCCTAAGCTCGTCAGTGCACATATTGACTTTACAAGGAAGTAAACATTCCGTAAGGTGAGATTTAATAGAATGATAGTTGTAGCtatatttattttgaaagaaaataaatgtTTAATATAGGAAGGAAATTTAACAAGTTTTTGCATTATGTCTATATTATGGAGGGTTGAGTTTACAGTCAAGGTCAAGATTGAACTCATGTAAATGTCTTGTACTTGTAAGAATGATTTGGAAATCTATATAACTTAGTTTTTtcttcatttgttttgaatgtgATTTTTGGTACTCTTTAATATCTCGAATTGTTGATATTTAAAATACCTTTAAAACAATGGTGTTGTGTAACAATGGGAGAAGTTATCCTAAGTCAAGCTAAGAAAAACCTAAGTCAATGGTGTTGTGCAACAACTCGAAATATTTTTCAATTCGTTTCTTATTTAATGCTTTAGAATACAAGTAACTTTTGGATTTTGAATGTCCAAATTGAATGCTAATGAATGCCCTTAAATGCTAGCACACAACACCAAATTTCACAAAACATGCACACATTTGTTTCAAGGTAAGAAAATAAAGCAAGCCAATTAGGAAACACATGGAATTTAAAATTTAGAACAATAAGCGTCAATTCTATAATTATAGACTCAACCCTATGATCATTAGAATGGTAATAGGTGGATAAATAAGTAATCGGAGTtggataatcatttaatttttagGGAAAAATGCTAAATACATTTTTTAAGGATTCATGATAAATTACACAAAGATCACTAGATAGTACAACAACTATCATTaaagtcaaaaattgtaaaaatttgagtTTTTCAAGAAACCAACAACATATAAGAAtgaaaacaaataataaaataaaaactttagaAAAATTTGATTCAAAACAAGCCATAAAGATTAAATCAAATCAATGTGAAGGAGATGAAGAAAGTATGAAGATTGAGAAGGTGACAATGATACACAATCTATTAATTTCCAAGTGTGATTAGCATCAAAGGCCTTTTTGGCCAAACAATTTGCAATAACATTTCAATCTCTGAGTATATGAACAAAGGAGTTAGACtcaaaattttgtaaaaagaagagTAATTGTTCAACATAACATGCCAAACTCCAAGAAGACTCTTGAAATATTCCATTATTAAGAAGGGATACCAAATTTTAGAATCTATCTCACAAGTTATCTTCTATCAATCCATCTCACAAGATTTTCCAAGAGCCGCAAAAAGTTTCAAAGATTTGAACTAATTATTTGTGCTAATCATTACAGTAGTAGAGAAAGGGAAGTGAACTAAGTTACCACTATCATGCCACTCCATCTTTACCAATAACACTCAATTTTTCATGAGAAGAACCATTAGTGCTatagttaaaaaaataaaagtaCAAGGATACCATTTACCAaatttatttatcttattaaaatatttaatcttagATTTAGAAGAATTGTATCTTATAAAAATAACCCAAATTAATATGCCTCCAAATTTGAATATCACAGGGTGTTAAGACTTCATCCATAGAAACTTTCTCCatcaaatttttaaatatatagaTAAAAACATATCCAAACATACTTAATACAAATTTAATAACCTTGAAAGATTcaatgtcttctttcaaactcattTATAAATACTCAAGTCCACTAAATTAGAATGAGAGATTTTATTTATAAGATGTTGGTTCTAGATGTGCTAGGACTTCCTCCACAGATCCTTAAAAGAAGAATACTAAAAGAAGGGATATAGGAAAAAAATCCTCATTAACAACATAAACAATACATTTATAAGGACCATGGAATTCTGTCATTCTTATGTTGTCCTAGGTAAGATATTTATCTTGGCACAATaactagagaaaaaaaaattccaagataacaaaatttaatttaaatcttTTTGCATTAGGTGAAGTTCTTGCACTTATTTTTTTCATGGTCTAAGAGCTAGTACCCATGAGAAGCTAAATAGATTCCTTGAGTATTGTCTCTAAGCAAGAGTACTTATCAATCTCATACAAACAACTTGGTTGCTTAAACTAAATAGAAGATACAATGCTTTGAGCTCCTACATCTCCCCGTAGAGGCCAATAACTAAGATACTTATGAAACTAAATTATAGATTTTCCCACAAAATGCTAATCCTTAAATACTAAACACTTTAACAAAGGGAGTAGCTGAGAAAAAATAGGTGAGAATAATGTGATAATAATCCCatgaatcaaataaaaaaaaagcaTTGTTACAAAAATTTGCAATCAAGAAAATACCCTTTTTAACAGATGAATCTCATTTCTTCAAAGTTTTCCAAACCATAGAGACTTTCCCAATAAAAATCATtcttaaaacattagaaaaataatTCCTCATATATACTTGTAGTTAAAAATATTTGCCCAAAGTTAATCCCAGTTCTTCCATTATCTCCTATAAAGTTTAGCTAGCTAGATAGCAATTATATTAGGATAGTTGTACAAACAAATGTAATAAATTCTTTGATATAAGAAATGAATTAGAGAATGCACACATACATATAATGTGTGGGATAAATATGTAAGCATGTGTGGgtatgaattgattaaataaaatgaGAAACAAATTGAATTTGCATgttatttcattattattaataTGCTTAAGTAttaaatttttctttcaaatttgcaCTAAAGATTGCAAATGACATAGGTATACAGATTTTCTCATGGTGCCTTTCTCCCAATTTGAGTTACACATGAATCCTCGAATGACCTTTCATATCTATGTTTGTAGCAGTAAAAAATATGCATGTAgagtaaatatttaattattaaacaatAGAAAGACATGCCTATGTAAACTAATAGACATGAAAAGGTTTTATCATGTGATTTTTTCATATAGTATGTGCTTTTAATAGGAGCCTACTATCACAACTCCCTAACATAGGGCtacaaaattttgaataaaatatgATAGTTTAATTAAGTAAACTATTTTAAAGAAGTATTGTTCTCCCTAAATTttaagaatttgaaaaattattcaTAGTACAACCATTTACCTTGTCAATTGGATCAAATTTAAAAACATATTGATTAGCTTACATAAGCATGTTAAATAATCTAATCACTGGGAATGCTACTTCCTCAATAACACAATGAATGTTTATACTTTATAAGAATTTTATAAATACATAATTACTAAGTAGGTAATATTTCCCTATAATTCATCACTTAGGTTTAATAATTTTGAAAAGCttagatatttttttttataaattcaattagccaaatttatattgaaattaaattaattatataataaaatattactttATTTCTATTCATTTGTTTTAATCATGTGACTATATACAAATACTTCAATTTTTTAGTACAAATAATCTAAATGATTGATTGAATCATAAATAAAAACAATAGAGCTAAATAGATTATTTAGTTATACTAATGTCTAATGTCATAATTCAAATTCAATAAGGGTACCAAAAAAATTGACTAcacatataaaattataa is part of the Cryptomeria japonica chromosome 10, Sugi_1.0, whole genome shotgun sequence genome and harbors:
- the LOC131073406 gene encoding transcription factor WER isoform X2, coding for MQHQRVLLHTITPSTLMFQWSQFIYSRRTGLLRCGKSCRLRWINYLKPGIKRGNFSAEEEEAIIKLHQIYGNKWSAIASRLPGRTDNEIKNVWNTHLKKSHLQMPLTTKDSPADDLGIKFPCETKASTDCPTTISHLSDSDKPSSEIFPCMSNMDSESITEDSASTSEWPQLNRINSFVGCDQDPLTIGDDTNLEDFLIDKSIILEERWFPMQSENTITSEMTWEQSLNLNAHYFMSSYPEDDILCSTHSEGALWNRVMGGDDEEDPTDYWLNVLSQTGTSPSF
- the LOC131073406 gene encoding transcription factor MYB8 isoform X1; this encodes MGRAPCCDKKAVRSGLWTAKEDRILVDFIQRNGHGNWRALPKKAGLLRCGKSCRLRWINYLKPGIKRGNFSAEEEEAIIKLHQIYGNKWSAIASRLPGRTDNEIKNVWNTHLKKSHLQMPLTTKDSPADDLGIKFPCETKASTDCPTTISHLSDSDKPSSEIFPCMSNMDSESITEDSASTSEWPQLNRINSFVGCDQDPLTIGDDTNLEDFLIDKSIILEERWFPMQSENTITSEMTWEQSLNLNAHYFMSSYPEDDILCSTHSEGALWNRVMGGDDEEDPTDYWLNVLSQTGTSPSF